A part of Microbulbifer sp. MI-G genomic DNA contains:
- the radA gene encoding DNA repair protein RadA, whose amino-acid sequence MATKRKTAYVCNDCGADYTKWTGQCSGCGSWNSLSEVRPGPGYRDSRAADFTDTQSGYAGAAGSGKVQKLAEIDLSELPRIPTSASELDRVLGGGLVPGSVVLIGGHPGAGKSTVLLQTLCHLAAAMPALYITGEESLQQVAMRANRLGLPTDALQVLSETDVERICHVAKTVIPRVMVVDSIQVMHMSEVQSAPGSVAQVRESAAFLTRFAKQTGTALILVGHVTKDGSLAGPKVLEHIIDCSILLEGSHDSRFRTLRAHKNRFGAVNELGVFAMTEQGLKEVSNPSAIFLQRAEEVAAGSVVTAVWEGTRPLLVELQALVDDSSLGNPRRVAVGLDQNRLNMLLAVLHRHGGVLVGDQDVFINVVGGVKVVETSADLTLLLAVVSSFRNHPLPRDLMVFGEVGLSGEIRPVPSGQERLREAAKHGFRKAIVPAANRLKNDIEGMEMQPVKTLAEALAAIDMR is encoded by the coding sequence TTGGCCACAAAACGCAAAACTGCCTATGTGTGCAATGACTGTGGGGCCGATTACACCAAGTGGACAGGGCAGTGCAGTGGCTGTGGTAGCTGGAACAGCCTGTCAGAAGTGCGCCCGGGGCCGGGGTATCGAGACAGTCGGGCGGCCGATTTTACCGATACCCAGAGCGGTTATGCCGGAGCTGCCGGTAGCGGCAAGGTGCAGAAACTCGCGGAAATCGACCTGAGTGAATTACCGCGTATCCCCACCTCTGCGTCGGAGCTGGACCGGGTGCTGGGTGGCGGCCTGGTGCCCGGCTCGGTGGTATTGATCGGCGGACATCCGGGCGCGGGTAAATCCACGGTGCTGCTGCAAACCCTGTGTCACCTGGCCGCGGCCATGCCCGCGCTGTATATCACCGGTGAGGAATCCCTGCAGCAGGTGGCGATGCGCGCCAATCGCCTGGGGCTGCCCACGGATGCCCTGCAGGTGCTCAGCGAGACCGATGTTGAGCGAATCTGCCATGTGGCCAAGACCGTCATTCCACGGGTGATGGTGGTGGATTCGATCCAGGTGATGCACATGAGCGAGGTGCAATCGGCACCGGGGTCCGTGGCCCAGGTGCGCGAAAGTGCAGCTTTCCTTACCCGCTTTGCCAAACAGACCGGTACCGCGTTGATTCTGGTGGGCCATGTCACCAAAGATGGCAGCCTGGCGGGCCCCAAGGTGCTGGAGCATATCATCGACTGCTCCATCCTGCTTGAAGGCAGCCACGATTCCCGCTTTCGCACCCTGCGCGCCCATAAAAACCGCTTTGGGGCAGTGAATGAACTCGGGGTGTTTGCCATGACCGAACAAGGCTTGAAAGAGGTTTCCAATCCCTCTGCCATTTTCCTGCAGCGCGCCGAGGAGGTGGCGGCTGGTTCGGTGGTGACCGCCGTGTGGGAGGGCACCCGCCCCCTGTTGGTGGAATTGCAGGCGCTGGTGGATGACAGCAGCCTGGGCAACCCGCGCCGGGTGGCGGTAGGGTTGGACCAGAATCGCCTGAATATGCTGCTGGCCGTACTGCACCGCCACGGCGGGGTGCTGGTGGGGGACCAGGATGTGTTTATCAATGTGGTGGGTGGCGTCAAGGTTGTAGAGACGAGTGCCGACCTGACCCTGCTACTGGCGGTGGTTTCCAGCTTTCGCAACCATCCCCTGCCGAGGGACCTGATGGTGTTCGGTGAGGTGGGCCTGTCCGGAGAAATCCGCCCGGTGCCCTCCGGTCAGGAGCGTTTGCGCGAGGCCGCCAAGCACGGTTTTCGCAAGGCCATTGTGCCCGCTGCCAACCGCCTTAAAAATGATATCGAGGGCATGGAGATGCAGCCGGTGAAAACCCTGGCAGAAGCACTTGCGGCCATCGATATGCGCTGA
- a CDS encoding heavy metal translocating P-type ATPase, whose protein sequence is MTKEQQPAPRVFRLYGVTCAGCVHKIETALQRVQGVRDARVNLAGKTLTVCGEAEAQACIEAVRSAGYDAGVAKQSERELRAQQHKDEMLHYHQLLWRSAFALLVGVPLMAWGLITDKVSVNTLTDQLVWGAIGLITLAVLIVCGGHFFSGAWKALRHHSATMDTLVALGTGVAWLFSMGVVVLPQLLPESARHVYFEASAMIIGLISLGQALEVRARGRTNAAVEKLLQLQDTSARVLRDGKEVDIPIEQVQVGDRLRVRPGEKIPVDGEVIEGSSRVDESMLTGEPVPEKKSTGDSLVAGTLNKNGSLLFRADKVGDETRLAQIIEMVKNAQGSRVPIARLADKISAIFVPVVMVIAVLAALIWFNAGPEPRAAHMLVVLTSVLIIACPCALGLATPMSVMVGVGKGAEYGVLVRNGKALQQSCNLDVLVVDKTGTLTEGSPRLTDIETDGDSDALLQWLASLEQGSEHPLAEAIVSEAHKRKLDLQPLSDFEAITAHGVSGTVAGRRVVLGNTKLIQRENIPMGTWQARADQLAEGGRSIIYAAVDGELKGVVAVADPVRDDAEAAIGRLRRLGLRIEMLTGDNRASAEAVAKRLKINKVHAELLPEDKERIVAQLQQGGDRVGMVGDGINDAPALARADVGFAIGAGTDVAIESADVTLMRSSLHGVANAVELSRATLRNIKQNLFGAFIYNTLGIPVAAGIIYPLTGMLLSPIVAGAAMALSSLTVVTNANRLRLFKPSEPH, encoded by the coding sequence ATGACCAAAGAGCAACAGCCAGCACCAAGAGTCTTCCGCCTGTATGGCGTCACGTGTGCCGGCTGTGTGCACAAAATTGAAACTGCCCTGCAGCGGGTGCAGGGAGTGCGCGATGCCCGTGTCAACCTTGCCGGAAAGACACTGACCGTGTGCGGTGAAGCCGAGGCCCAGGCATGCATAGAGGCGGTGCGTTCGGCGGGTTATGACGCCGGGGTTGCAAAACAGAGCGAGCGTGAGCTGCGCGCCCAACAGCACAAGGATGAGATGCTCCACTACCACCAGCTTTTGTGGCGCTCAGCTTTTGCCCTGCTTGTGGGTGTGCCACTCATGGCCTGGGGTTTGATTACCGACAAGGTATCGGTGAACACCCTCACAGATCAGCTTGTCTGGGGTGCAATAGGGCTGATCACTCTGGCGGTGCTGATTGTTTGTGGCGGGCATTTTTTCAGTGGTGCCTGGAAGGCGCTGCGCCACCACAGTGCCACAATGGACACTCTGGTGGCGCTCGGTACCGGTGTGGCCTGGCTGTTTTCCATGGGGGTGGTCGTGTTGCCCCAGTTACTGCCGGAGTCGGCGCGCCACGTGTACTTTGAAGCCAGTGCCATGATTATCGGCCTGATCAGCCTTGGGCAGGCCCTGGAAGTACGGGCCCGTGGGCGCACCAATGCGGCGGTGGAAAAGTTACTGCAACTGCAGGACACCTCGGCGCGGGTATTGCGCGACGGCAAAGAGGTGGATATTCCTATTGAGCAGGTACAGGTGGGGGACCGGTTGCGTGTGCGCCCCGGGGAAAAAATCCCGGTGGATGGTGAGGTGATCGAGGGAAGCAGCCGGGTAGACGAGTCCATGCTCACCGGGGAACCGGTGCCGGAAAAGAAAAGCACCGGCGACAGCCTGGTAGCGGGCACCCTGAACAAGAACGGCAGCCTGCTGTTTCGCGCGGATAAGGTCGGCGACGAGACCCGTCTCGCGCAGATTATTGAGATGGTCAAAAATGCCCAGGGTTCCCGGGTCCCCATTGCACGTCTGGCGGATAAGATTTCTGCGATCTTTGTACCGGTTGTCATGGTGATCGCCGTGCTGGCGGCACTGATCTGGTTCAATGCGGGCCCCGAACCCCGCGCCGCACATATGCTGGTGGTGCTCACCTCTGTGCTCATCATCGCCTGCCCCTGCGCGCTCGGGCTGGCCACACCGATGTCGGTTATGGTGGGGGTGGGCAAGGGGGCCGAATACGGTGTGCTGGTCCGCAATGGCAAGGCGCTGCAGCAATCCTGCAACCTGGATGTGCTGGTTGTGGATAAAACCGGAACCCTTACCGAGGGATCGCCCCGCCTGACCGATATCGAGACGGATGGTGACAGCGATGCCCTGTTGCAGTGGCTCGCAAGCCTGGAACAGGGCTCTGAGCATCCTCTGGCAGAAGCCATCGTCAGTGAAGCCCACAAGAGAAAGCTGGATCTGCAACCACTGAGTGATTTCGAAGCAATCACTGCCCATGGGGTCAGCGGCACCGTTGCGGGCAGGCGTGTAGTGCTGGGCAACACCAAATTAATACAGCGGGAAAACATTCCCATGGGCACCTGGCAGGCCCGCGCCGACCAGTTGGCAGAGGGCGGGCGCAGCATTATATACGCGGCCGTGGACGGTGAGTTGAAGGGGGTGGTCGCCGTTGCCGATCCCGTCCGGGACGATGCCGAGGCAGCCATCGGGCGCCTGCGCAGACTGGGCCTGCGTATCGAAATGTTGACCGGTGACAACCGGGCCAGTGCCGAGGCTGTCGCCAAACGCCTGAAAATTAACAAGGTGCATGCGGAGCTTTTGCCTGAAGACAAGGAGCGGATTGTTGCGCAGCTGCAACAGGGCGGCGACCGCGTGGGGATGGTGGGAGACGGCATTAACGATGCCCCGGCCCTGGCCCGCGCCGATGTGGGTTTTGCAATTGGTGCCGGCACCGACGTGGCCATCGAAAGTGCCGATGTCACCCTGATGCGCTCTTCCCTGCACGGGGTGGCCAATGCCGTGGAACTCTCGCGAGCAACTCTGCGCAATATCAAGCAGAACCTGTTTGGGGCATTTATTTATAATACCCTCGGCATCCCCGTTGCCGCCGGTATTATTTATCCGCTCACCGGCATGCTTCTCAGCCCGATCGTTGCCGGAGCCGCGATGGCATTGTCGTCCCTCACAGTGGTCACAAACGCCAATCGATTGCGCCTGTTCAAACCCTCGGAGCCACATTGA
- a CDS encoding cupredoxin domain-containing protein, whose product MEVLLVNATGLLLIAWIIWWFWLGPKYKAGKGVAGGGKLCILVKDGVYEPDRIRIPADRPTTLHFYRKDPSPCSEWVLFPDLEISAELALNKETIVEIPVSAPGEYPFTCQMQMYRGVLVVEP is encoded by the coding sequence ATGGAAGTATTATTGGTAAATGCCACGGGCCTTTTGCTGATTGCCTGGATTATCTGGTGGTTCTGGCTGGGCCCAAAGTATAAAGCGGGCAAAGGGGTCGCCGGGGGTGGGAAACTGTGTATTCTGGTCAAAGACGGTGTCTATGAACCGGATCGTATCCGTATACCCGCAGACCGCCCCACCACCTTGCATTTTTATCGCAAAGATCCCAGCCCCTGTTCAGAGTGGGTGCTTTTCCCGGACCTGGAAATCAGCGCGGAACTGGCTCTCAACAAGGAGACTATCGTAGAAATTCCAGTGAGTGCGCCGGGTGAGTATCCTTTTACCTGCCAGATGCAAATGTACCGGGGGGTACTGGTGGTGGAGCCTTAA
- a CDS encoding TonB-dependent receptor plug domain-containing protein has protein sequence MKKTLMAAAVFAAAQPLMSVAKGLEEIHVTASRLDVPKSQLGASVSVLDAEDIERLGYSSLMDVLRTLPGVAATNSGGAGKVSSLFLRGESSFRTLVLLDGVNIADPTGVQVSAQLQHLLASDIDRIEVLRGPQGMLYGAGAGGVINIISRKAAAPLSATASIEAGRYGTRNTGVSLGGSHDAWSFDLDVLDFSTGGFNARESDFSGEEDGYDTLTTRVRLGYQFSERLSLEGQYRRTDAETEYDNCGFPPSDDCLSQFDQEIVGVNGQYQAASWNHKLTLSQQEIDRKEGISPEALPFFTNGEIREVNYVGSNRLAGGKLLWGGEYEQLNYFTGSVGVTYGDEVLESTGWFTEWHSDFAETVFYTLGYRRDSLETEDHNSWRVTAALPVSLGDAQQLKYRASFGTGYRAPSPYEFSTNEALGPETSQGYELGLEYRWAQLLQVEVTYFEQEITDAIFYDSVFWRYDQDDGESKSEGLELSLGGDLNNKLAWYLTGTWLDTEDTTGAQRGGVPRRVCNVGFSQQWFSDKLTLNVNWQRVEGRIDGFTQKGLEDYSKLDLNAVYRLSPNLRISLRGENLLDRRYREVAGYYTTGAAVYAGVQISL, from the coding sequence ATGAAAAAAACCTTGATGGCTGCTGCAGTGTTTGCTGCGGCTCAACCGCTAATGTCCGTTGCCAAAGGCCTGGAAGAGATCCATGTGACCGCCAGCCGCCTGGATGTGCCCAAAAGCCAGCTGGGCGCTTCCGTGTCGGTCCTGGATGCGGAGGATATCGAACGGCTCGGCTATTCCAGCCTGATGGATGTTCTTCGCACTTTGCCGGGCGTAGCCGCCACCAATAGTGGTGGCGCCGGCAAGGTCAGCTCGCTGTTTCTGCGCGGTGAGAGCAGTTTCCGCACCCTGGTACTGCTCGATGGGGTGAATATTGCCGATCCTACCGGTGTGCAAGTGAGTGCCCAGCTGCAACACCTGCTGGCCAGCGATATAGACCGGATCGAAGTGTTGCGCGGTCCCCAGGGCATGCTTTACGGCGCCGGCGCAGGTGGTGTGATCAATATTATCAGCAGGAAGGCCGCTGCACCGCTGAGTGCGACGGCATCGATAGAAGCCGGGCGCTACGGCACACGCAATACCGGCGTCAGCTTGGGTGGCAGTCATGATGCCTGGTCCTTCGATCTGGATGTGCTGGATTTTTCCACCGGTGGCTTTAATGCGCGCGAATCGGATTTCTCCGGTGAGGAGGATGGTTACGATACTCTCACCACCCGGGTGCGTCTCGGCTATCAATTCAGTGAGCGTCTTTCTCTGGAAGGGCAGTACCGCAGGACTGATGCGGAAACGGAATATGATAATTGCGGATTCCCTCCCTCTGACGACTGTCTGAGCCAGTTTGACCAGGAAATCGTCGGCGTAAACGGCCAGTACCAGGCGGCCTCCTGGAACCATAAGCTCACCCTGTCGCAACAGGAGATCGACCGCAAAGAGGGCATCAGTCCAGAGGCACTGCCTTTTTTTACAAATGGCGAAATTCGCGAGGTGAATTACGTCGGCAGTAACCGTCTTGCCGGCGGAAAACTGCTATGGGGCGGAGAATACGAGCAGCTGAATTATTTTACCGGATCCGTCGGGGTCACTTACGGGGATGAAGTGCTGGAAAGCACTGGTTGGTTTACCGAGTGGCACAGTGATTTCGCTGAAACGGTATTCTACACACTGGGGTATCGCCGGGACAGCCTGGAGACAGAGGATCACAACAGCTGGCGTGTAACCGCCGCTCTGCCGGTTTCCCTCGGCGATGCGCAGCAGCTCAAATACCGCGCGAGCTTTGGCACCGGCTATCGCGCGCCCAGCCCGTATGAGTTCAGTACCAATGAGGCCCTGGGTCCTGAAACCAGCCAGGGCTATGAATTGGGGCTGGAATACCGCTGGGCACAATTACTGCAGGTGGAGGTGACCTATTTCGAGCAGGAAATCACCGATGCCATTTTCTATGATTCTGTTTTCTGGCGTTATGACCAGGATGATGGCGAGAGTAAATCCGAGGGGCTGGAGTTGTCTCTTGGCGGTGACCTGAACAACAAGCTCGCATGGTACCTCACCGGTACCTGGTTGGATACAGAGGATACCACTGGTGCCCAGCGGGGCGGTGTTCCCCGGCGCGTCTGCAATGTTGGCTTCAGCCAGCAGTGGTTCAGTGACAAGCTGACCCTGAACGTCAACTGGCAGCGGGTGGAGGGCCGCATCGATGGTTTCACCCAAAAGGGCCTGGAAGACTACAGCAAGCTGGACCTGAATGCGGTGTATCGCCTATCTCCCAATCTGCGTATCAGCCTGCGCGGGGAAAACCTGCTGGACCGCCGCTATCGCGAGGTCGCCGGTTACTATACTACCGGTGCGGCTGTCTATGCGGGTGTGCAGATCAGTCTGTAA
- a CDS encoding FecCD family ABC transporter permease: MSLLIAALPLALLGALASGPVSVDLFKAAALGWRDESSDAVILWQLRLPRALLAVLVGAALGMGGAAMQGMLRNPLAEPALLGVSSGAALAAVLLLYYGVASLSGWLLPALAIAGAFTAVGAVWLLAGHGASAGRLVLAGVAINAFLSALIALALNYAPSLFAMQEVVFWLMGSLANRGWDQLRLALPFLLVGAVCLFLARNYLRALALGEDSAASLGFQSRAYPLLILFGIASAVGAAVAVAGTIGFIGLVVPHLVRPLVRQDPARLLWASALAGALLLLLADILVIQFVGAQELRIGAVTAFIGAPFFFWLIVRARREQWL, encoded by the coding sequence ATGTCGCTATTAATTGCCGCGCTGCCCCTGGCATTGCTGGGAGCTTTGGCCAGTGGTCCGGTATCTGTGGATCTGTTCAAGGCGGCGGCCCTGGGCTGGCGAGACGAGAGCAGTGACGCAGTGATTTTGTGGCAGCTGCGCCTGCCGCGGGCGCTGCTTGCGGTACTGGTGGGTGCGGCGCTCGGTATGGGGGGCGCCGCCATGCAGGGTATGCTGCGCAACCCGCTGGCGGAACCGGCCCTGCTCGGTGTTTCCAGTGGCGCAGCCTTGGCGGCGGTATTGCTGCTCTATTACGGCGTCGCCTCGCTATCCGGCTGGTTACTGCCGGCTTTGGCCATCGCTGGGGCTTTCACCGCAGTGGGCGCGGTGTGGTTGCTGGCCGGGCACGGCGCCAGCGCCGGGCGGCTGGTACTGGCGGGGGTGGCGATCAATGCATTTTTATCTGCGCTGATCGCCCTGGCCCTGAACTATGCACCGAGTCTGTTCGCGATGCAGGAAGTGGTTTTCTGGCTGATGGGCTCGCTGGCCAACCGCGGCTGGGATCAGCTACGGCTGGCACTGCCGTTTTTACTGGTGGGCGCTGTCTGCCTGTTCCTTGCGCGCAATTACCTGCGCGCCCTGGCGCTGGGTGAAGACAGCGCCGCATCCCTGGGCTTTCAGAGTCGCGCCTACCCCCTGCTGATCTTATTTGGGATTGCCAGCGCGGTGGGCGCCGCCGTGGCAGTGGCCGGCACCATCGGGTTTATCGGTCTGGTGGTACCGCACCTGGTGCGCCCGCTGGTGCGTCAGGACCCCGCGCGGCTGTTGTGGGCCAGCGCACTGGCCGGGGCGCTGCTGCTGTTGCTGGCGGATATCCTGGTGATCCAATTTGTCGGTGCACAGGAACTGAGAATTGGCGCAGTCACCGCCTTTATCGGTGCGCCTTTCTTTTTCTGGCTGATTGTCCGTGCGCGCAGGGAGCAATGGCTGTGA
- a CDS encoding MBL fold metallo-hydrolase yields MDILFEQGNHLVARFCDLVKAQHGSDGIQANQFVIRRGTKGALIDPGGDLTYTHLTIELSRHLNLSDLEYILASHQDPDIIASLPRWMLHSRCKVAVSKLWSRFLPHLVSGFVASRAGSERWHDRIVPLDDRGQVLTFAGSEIWALPAHFLHSCGNFSFYDPVSQILFSGDIGASLGGEEGEVTDFDTQVQFMEGFHRRYMGGNRACRLWVQMVRELNPAIIVPQHGGYFVSEAVKKRFLDWFERLECGPDLLRHQDFQLPMSKA; encoded by the coding sequence GTGGATATTCTATTTGAACAGGGTAATCACCTGGTTGCGCGGTTCTGCGATCTCGTTAAAGCACAACACGGCAGCGATGGCATTCAGGCCAATCAATTCGTGATCCGTCGCGGCACCAAAGGCGCACTGATCGACCCCGGCGGCGATCTTACCTACACACACCTGACGATCGAACTCAGTCGTCACCTGAACCTGAGCGACCTGGAATATATCCTGGCCTCGCACCAGGACCCGGATATTATCGCCTCCCTGCCCCGCTGGATGCTCCACTCCCGCTGTAAAGTGGCCGTATCGAAACTGTGGTCGCGCTTCCTGCCGCACCTGGTTTCCGGTTTTGTGGCCTCCCGTGCCGGCAGCGAGAGATGGCATGATCGCATAGTGCCACTGGATGACCGGGGACAGGTACTGACCTTTGCCGGTAGTGAAATCTGGGCCCTGCCCGCCCACTTTCTGCACTCCTGCGGCAACTTCAGCTTTTATGATCCGGTGAGCCAAATCCTTTTTTCCGGAGATATCGGCGCCTCACTGGGGGGGGAAGAGGGAGAGGTGACCGACTTTGACACCCAGGTACAGTTCATGGAGGGCTTCCATCGGCGTTATATGGGCGGCAATCGGGCCTGCCGCCTGTGGGTGCAGATGGTGCGCGAATTAAACCCCGCAATTATCGTCCCGCAACACGGTGGCTATTTCGTTTCAGAGGCGGTGAAGAAGCGCTTCCTGGACTGGTTTGAGCGGCTGGAGTGCGGGCCGGATCTGCTGCGCCACCAGGACTTCCAGCTGCCGATGAGCAAGGCCTGA
- a CDS encoding ABC transporter ATP-binding protein, with the protein MAVNTGAASNRGEPLEITCRGLGLRRGRKRVLTEISCAFRPRELTAVVGPNGAGKSSLLQCLSGVLSPSAGHIELNGRSAKGFSATERARLGAYLPQSETPAWSLGAADMVALGLLPWGRPRDREWRVRQALLLVDALDFAERPVTQLSGGELRRVQLARLLVGQAPLLIADEPTTALDIRHQLQLMQHFRALADGGKTLVLALHDLSLAARFCDRIVLMQDGRLLAQGAPREVFTPAQIGDAYGVSSEFRWRDGIADFVPLDLLEK; encoded by the coding sequence ATGGCTGTGAATACCGGGGCCGCCTCAAACCGGGGGGAACCCCTCGAGATTACCTGTCGGGGGCTTGGGCTCAGGCGCGGTCGCAAGCGGGTTCTGACGGAGATCAGCTGCGCGTTTAGGCCCCGTGAGCTGACCGCGGTGGTAGGCCCCAATGGCGCTGGTAAAAGCAGCCTGCTGCAGTGTCTCTCCGGTGTGTTGTCTCCCAGCGCCGGACATATCGAGTTGAACGGGCGCTCTGCCAAAGGGTTTTCGGCAACTGAACGGGCGCGCCTGGGCGCCTACCTGCCGCAATCAGAAACTCCCGCCTGGAGCCTGGGTGCTGCGGATATGGTGGCACTGGGGCTGTTGCCCTGGGGGCGCCCACGGGATCGGGAATGGCGGGTACGGCAGGCGCTGTTGCTTGTGGATGCCCTGGACTTTGCCGAGCGCCCGGTGACCCAGCTGTCCGGTGGGGAGTTGCGCCGGGTGCAGCTGGCCCGCCTGTTGGTGGGCCAGGCGCCCCTGTTGATTGCTGACGAGCCCACGACAGCACTGGATATCCGCCACCAGTTGCAACTGATGCAGCATTTCCGCGCCCTTGCAGATGGTGGTAAAACGCTGGTGCTGGCGCTGCACGATCTCAGCCTGGCGGCGCGCTTTTGCGACCGTATTGTATTGATGCAGGATGGCAGGTTATTGGCACAGGGCGCACCGCGGGAAGTTTTTACCCCGGCACAGATTGGCGATGCTTATGGGGTCAGTTCAGAGTTTCGCTGGCGTGATGGCATTGCCGATTTTGTGCCGCTGGATCTATTGGAAAAATAA
- a CDS encoding pseudoazurin — protein MSSISLRSAILALTFASTSALAANHQIQMLNQGKDGMMAFEPAFLAVAPGDTITFLPTDMAHNTHSVFSPVNGTSWNGSMGEKVTVTLDEEGIYLYQCDPHLALGMVGVIQVGNAGNLEGAKQHAQAMSEHIAVNKTRLEQYLNQVN, from the coding sequence ATGTCGTCCATTTCTCTTCGCAGTGCGATATTGGCACTGACTTTCGCTTCAACCTCCGCCCTGGCTGCGAATCACCAGATCCAGATGCTGAATCAGGGCAAAGACGGCATGATGGCTTTTGAACCCGCTTTCCTGGCCGTTGCCCCAGGTGACACCATCACCTTCCTGCCCACCGATATGGCCCATAACACCCACTCGGTATTCTCACCGGTAAACGGGACCAGCTGGAATGGCAGCATGGGCGAGAAAGTGACAGTCACGCTCGATGAAGAGGGCATCTACCTGTACCAGTGTGACCCCCACCTGGCACTCGGAATGGTAGGTGTCATCCAGGTGGGCAATGCCGGCAACCTGGAGGGCGCCAAACAGCATGCTCAAGCCATGAGCGAACACATTGCCGTCAACAAAACGCGGCTGGAACAATACCTCAACCAGGTGAACTAA
- a CDS encoding STAS/SEC14 domain-containing protein has protein sequence MMTVIFNKARMYELHTLFTGDQSCKMAGINCSTRPADFTLKQKELSMESRRHGLSIGIERTGELFFLSLKAQGKLTHQDYETITPMIDSALKEVKDPKVKVFLDGTELEGWEPRAAWDDFKLGLKHGNEFQKIAIYGNKKWQEVAAKLSHWFISGEAKYFEDESEAMRWLSE, from the coding sequence ATGATGACAGTTATTTTTAATAAAGCTAGAATGTACGAATTGCACACTCTCTTCACAGGCGACCAAAGCTGTAAAATGGCAGGAATAAACTGTTCCACCCGCCCTGCAGACTTCACACTTAAACAAAAGGAGCTATCAATGGAATCCAGACGGCACGGGCTATCCATCGGCATTGAAAGAACGGGAGAGCTTTTTTTCCTGTCCTTAAAAGCTCAGGGAAAACTGACCCACCAGGATTATGAAACCATAACCCCAATGATTGATTCAGCCCTGAAAGAGGTCAAAGACCCCAAAGTCAAAGTCTTCCTTGATGGCACAGAGCTCGAGGGCTGGGAGCCAAGAGCGGCATGGGATGATTTCAAGTTGGGACTCAAACACGGCAATGAATTTCAAAAAATCGCCATTTATGGAAATAAAAAATGGCAGGAGGTCGCGGCGAAACTAAGCCACTGGTTTATCTCAGGTGAGGCGAAATATTTTGAGGATGAGAGCGAAGCCATGCGTTGGCTGAGCGAATAA
- a CDS encoding ABC transporter substrate-binding protein: MLFLLAVLVCGKTVAYERIASLNLCLDQVLLNWVAPGDIVSLTWLSGAAQYRSRPIPQHIQLNRARAEELLPLQPDLVLVGQYGAQRAARRLRDLGMHVVTIPDAYSLQQLQQQLQALENILGPLVPLQKEKRALQTLLAQPVPKRRASAVILSANNITYGSGMLEHQLLERAGFANLAARQGVNQLGRISLEEVIALQPDLLVFYGSEQDFALAYLAARHPVLQRYIDSGRTYTLPSQLSLCPVLAVVDTLQQLMNKRKSLVEAP, translated from the coding sequence ATGCTGTTCTTACTCGCCGTGCTGGTTTGCGGCAAGACGGTAGCCTACGAGCGCATCGCCTCCTTGAATCTGTGTCTGGACCAGGTGCTGCTGAACTGGGTGGCGCCTGGGGATATCGTTTCTCTCACCTGGCTGTCCGGCGCCGCGCAATACCGCTCGCGGCCGATACCGCAGCACATACAGTTGAATCGCGCCCGCGCCGAGGAATTGCTGCCGTTACAGCCGGATCTGGTCTTGGTGGGGCAGTATGGCGCCCAACGCGCAGCGCGGCGGCTGCGAGATCTGGGCATGCATGTGGTCACCATTCCCGATGCCTACAGCCTGCAGCAGTTGCAGCAACAGCTGCAGGCACTGGAAAACATATTGGGCCCGCTGGTACCTTTGCAAAAAGAGAAGCGTGCACTGCAGACATTGCTGGCTCAGCCCGTGCCGAAGCGCCGTGCCAGCGCCGTGATTCTCTCCGCCAACAACATCACCTATGGCAGCGGCATGCTGGAACACCAGCTGTTGGAGCGTGCGGGATTTGCCAATCTCGCCGCCAGGCAGGGGGTCAACCAGCTGGGCCGCATCAGCCTGGAGGAAGTGATCGCCCTGCAGCCGGACCTGCTGGTGTTTTACGGTAGCGAACAGGATTTCGCACTGGCCTACCTGGCAGCGCGCCACCCGGTTTTGCAGCGCTATATCGACAGCGGCCGCACCTACACCCTGCCCTCGCAGTTGAGCCTGTGCCCGGTACTGGCGGTGGTAGATACGTTGCAGCAGTTAATGAATAAGAGAAAAAGCCTTGTTGAAGCACCGTAA
- a CDS encoding ClbS/DfsB family four-helix bundle protein produces the protein MGKQVLKWHKQTSTGKPVALPVTGYKWNQQESSLSGLSWRVLSIQFKSHPEKF, from the coding sequence CTGGGAAAACAGGTCTTAAAGTGGCACAAACAAACTTCTACCGGCAAACCGGTTGCGCTGCCAGTGACGGGATACAAATGGAATCAACAGGAAAGCTCACTATCAGGGTTGTCTTGGCGGGTCCTCTCAATACAGTTCAAGTCACATCCCGAGAAATTTTAA